In Geotalea uraniireducens, one genomic interval encodes:
- a CDS encoding kelch repeat-containing protein has translation MKRMKLLLLILMFLIMAGGAGRATAAIFVLTSDQHGNSLSDVWSISKATYKGSACEIKFIWEVPGNNTYPQFQYYSSWPIWPPNGAAGCMNVPTAACGGRYTFDQVTGGSWMMDVGYADFQDKTFTASWLSGYSRACSDVPIQDGESDIFARYQRNAQVVTRYFYDGGSTAYAGPVRRLPVGSMQYYLPENKEADNKFIVDLKHHDYANSWAQSLDQIKSNGGPYGNVREELSPATDGTPDEYLDYYYTTGAKFTVSNNIPGPLALTSARQGHSSLPLPDGRLLVLGGGTVNNAMLDLSTDSWADASTPFTVIYHTATLLANGKVLLAGGSANGTDSNAARLYDPAANSWSDAAPMAVPRRAAGAVRLANGKVLVAGGIQGSSTVLQSAELYDPATDSWSPAADLPEPRYAAATLLLPTGKVLMAGGSTVPGTPLKSAVLYDPATDSWSTTAAMTTARYAPAIALLSDNSVLVAGGSGDSVALASVELFDYAGRTATITTDGWRTAGATLGTARYHAAGLTLPDGKVLISGGLMQGGNTLATVELLELDANGVIQNRNGNNVQLVPAMTPALGSALFTGTKWLPATTGSLTAGSIAALRENARWLPLGWAGGTGRVAAAGSTATAALGANATSTIKWLYEKHFITRVVADDTGMPTEIKARFEEQYDILGSGGASIKTATTVTNPSVVTDTAYLTAASTSAITVPRTITRTYNSVVENWVLESPALPIWATMTYDGVNDRYRIDQGRQFLPWTYRFVYTKRLNVTVAVNGVDDADKALFRNLPGISPAPATTAVTYRADETAALVAPNTVYAQGNTVRYVLSGWTGTGSISDGNAAAGMATTATPTIGTNSTITWNYRKQLRVAVTTVGEDTPLTVVDLPGDTTAGSATVTAIATAGLNPGMVASGYGIPAGTAIVAIDAVNGTMTLSAAATQSYAGTAGQRLTLSTVPATDSADPRECPSPDNDIATCAANAAATVSNVHYYDASTISQQTSLTLTALQSFTDPLSSSPRTLTQVIYSGGGSGNVQTISNGRKTLSTYSLDKPMTVEWRYDQTKAYIIGKPVFAPEGQNIDTSRKPEITILSAALAGDTADSAFVWGWDNSVPANQGMRYFPIHPVNSFTIKWPLINSTATYDETCMTIWPQKQKHIAEAPANLQPPDAVNTFNAISYTTNGADATLATFNASSAGTSVLRFTTPVALPDLKPGTAFIVVETEALEPAKLEEIPWEIGRKITDPGHRDPENETVPSRNKTGYLFYDGGVYDGAGSDRAYDRSNRTGAIIPVNRSLPGDVKPLVVVWYERGQGDIGWPVTPKRYKADWPATPQTITIGNGIAVSPTAKPQARVYNQPDKTLAGYNPNEEHALITGDTLYALRDDLNAIKDESKPYVLLKYFDTTAQEWTMEAYRVVRPAAGFTYTVDAGSPITPPFPSSFQVPPQSGIKSGAGEEWHLQDHNGGHWAKAANWKTGDSKTDADKSRFVMQWYYSMRADFYWPFTGTLARVAGDPIPFLNNSSRGYYATGDLPVDVSYVTKWPDETPTLAMGDTLTTARDGLPDLYNFKSAEMIFDENVYSGKGPLAKLYAPERYLYTGLAALPATIPTEIGSGGVKTFPTLPYAIQARLFYDPAGKRLGYKGVWIANDGETPWLLPNLMTATEQAAIRALSTDSAWTAAVDALYGLGRNPNAVDDGSWNAARINPYRPSDTTGGWKSAWGIRLGLALRNGSLAAARSIVGEKNALTAGMAQGTGYVVLVENNDDALLDAPVQLHVLRIVNEPVYRGVIKALKAQNVFDEKLTLHYTGDFGGEPEKFNFEWYYQPVAGSMPSLPSAGPADDSWTKFIVADSDGYGLSDITIAGASPLTMSDNWFVARYYYKAAWPELAEASDPLNAVTPHDDRNNWSGWSGANSTDSPMLALGWVKRVVDGLNPLEARVTDFRNSATNTTVSMISQYGTRYEGDVAMNSDADNLNGMGLIPAYETVLNRARQFSIDAVPPQNYGPTNDALLNISSRLATFYLALGNEAYADAVDPTIGFSTKSAEYGSMAPSVFTFQNQLDSLLEEELALLRGRDDSAGSTHNAPYYNRLIWNFTQGEGEVAYAQNYNITDQDGNGIINAADAKIMYPQGHGDAWGHYLQAIGYYYKLLGHPSFSWEPRVEYVLVAGQPIMVDYLDERKFAAIAAARAKTGAEILDLTYRKFYTDDPAGQWQGYTDTYLNRAWGVDEWARRAGQAAYFDWVTANAILPDSIPAAAHDRKKYVTDSTGALHEETIAGADIQQIDRSKVPELTSIASQFHKIQAKMNEVNDGINPLGLVKGVVPFDIDPALIDAGQTHFEQVYARAEKALENAVAAYDYANGYTQRLRQNQDTLEDFKKNLDDQERDYKNRLIEIFGYPYPDDIGAGKTYPDGYDGPDIFHYNYVDRTELTGGTPLPDITYTTYDVSYTLPADFWALGLTNYTIDAGTSHTVKYTIDTAHLWLEKDPSWSSERRAPGRVQQALSDLIQAQAAYDKAFKEYESQLGGIEDAKTNLEQRYNILANQILVRDQNEGAQIGLDSTINALHAAGLVFKRGSTILRDVGDSMCEALPTEASIWGGDVTAPARSAIKLLAYIGAGALDIGGDATDMGEFSLSTVKERMQAGMELKLAKSDASWEVSQLVKELQNSMADLDLKLLELYSLSETIRQTAGNYQAALAEGLRLWDERTEKRAQAAAEVQEYRYQDLGFRVFRNDAIQKFRAQFDLAAKYVYLAATAYDYETNLLGTASGAGRKFLSEVARQRTLGVVSNGIPQAGFPGLADVMARLSQNFGIYRTQLGFNNPQTETTPFSLRTGLFRVKADSTADNDWRNVLKDHLVTDLWQIPEFRRYCRPFAPESAGAQPGIVIRFPTTVTYGKNFFGWPLSGGDSAYSTSNFSTRVRSVGVWFENYNSQVLSSTPRIYLVPTGADVLRSPTGDGFATRDWLVRDQKLPVPFTLGSTDLTNPEFIPVNDSLSDELYDIRKLADFRAYPYSGAFNPSQTTADNRLIGRSVWNTQWMLIIPGSTLLFNKDVGLNTFINMVNDIKMFFQTYAYSGN, from the coding sequence ATGAAACGGATGAAACTACTGTTATTGATTCTCATGTTCCTCATCATGGCCGGCGGGGCGGGCCGGGCAACGGCGGCCATCTTTGTCCTGACTTCGGACCAGCACGGCAACAGTCTGTCCGATGTCTGGAGCATCAGCAAGGCAACCTACAAAGGGAGCGCCTGCGAGATAAAGTTCATCTGGGAAGTCCCCGGCAACAACACCTATCCCCAATTCCAGTATTATTCGAGCTGGCCGATCTGGCCGCCGAACGGCGCCGCCGGCTGCATGAACGTGCCGACCGCGGCCTGCGGCGGCAGGTACACCTTCGACCAGGTGACCGGCGGTTCCTGGATGATGGATGTCGGCTACGCCGATTTCCAGGATAAGACGTTCACCGCCTCCTGGCTGTCCGGGTACTCCCGGGCCTGCTCCGACGTGCCGATCCAGGACGGCGAATCGGACATCTTTGCGCGCTATCAGCGTAACGCCCAGGTCGTGACCCGCTACTTCTACGACGGCGGCAGCACGGCCTACGCCGGCCCCGTCAGGCGGCTCCCCGTCGGCAGCATGCAGTACTACCTGCCGGAGAACAAGGAAGCCGACAACAAGTTCATCGTCGATCTCAAGCATCACGATTATGCCAACAGCTGGGCGCAGAGCCTCGACCAGATCAAGAGCAACGGCGGCCCGTACGGAAACGTCCGCGAAGAGTTGAGCCCGGCGACCGACGGGACGCCGGACGAGTATCTCGATTATTACTACACGACCGGCGCAAAATTCACCGTCAGCAACAACATTCCCGGCCCGCTGGCGCTTACCTCTGCCCGTCAGGGGCACTCGTCCCTGCCGCTGCCGGACGGCAGGCTGCTGGTTCTGGGGGGAGGCACGGTCAACAACGCCATGCTCGATCTGTCGACCGACAGCTGGGCCGACGCCTCGACGCCGTTCACCGTCATCTACCACACCGCCACCCTGCTGGCGAACGGCAAGGTGCTGCTGGCCGGCGGCAGCGCGAACGGCACCGACAGCAACGCCGCCAGATTGTACGACCCGGCGGCCAACAGCTGGAGTGACGCGGCCCCGATGGCTGTTCCCCGACGCGCCGCCGGCGCCGTCCGGCTCGCCAACGGCAAGGTGCTGGTCGCCGGGGGTATCCAGGGGAGCAGCACCGTCCTGCAGAGTGCGGAGCTATACGATCCGGCGACCGACAGCTGGTCACCGGCGGCCGACCTGCCCGAGCCCCGTTACGCGGCGGCTACACTGCTGCTCCCCACCGGCAAGGTGCTGATGGCCGGCGGTTCGACGGTTCCCGGCACCCCGCTGAAGAGCGCCGTACTCTACGATCCGGCGACCGACAGCTGGAGTACGACGGCGGCAATGACAACCGCCCGCTACGCCCCCGCCATTGCTCTGTTGAGCGACAATTCGGTCCTGGTGGCCGGCGGCTCGGGGGACAGCGTCGCACTCGCCAGCGTCGAGCTGTTCGATTACGCCGGGCGGACGGCGACGATCACCACGGACGGCTGGCGTACGGCCGGCGCCACGCTGGGAACGGCGCGCTATCACGCCGCCGGCCTGACGCTGCCGGACGGCAAGGTGCTGATCTCCGGCGGGCTGATGCAGGGGGGGAACACCCTGGCCACCGTCGAACTGCTCGAACTGGACGCCAACGGCGTTATCCAGAACCGGAACGGCAACAACGTGCAGCTGGTCCCTGCCATGACCCCGGCGCTGGGAAGCGCGCTCTTCACCGGGACCAAATGGCTGCCGGCAACCACCGGCAGCCTGACGGCCGGGAGCATCGCCGCGCTGCGGGAGAATGCCCGCTGGCTCCCCCTCGGCTGGGCCGGCGGCACCGGCCGGGTGGCGGCCGCCGGCAGCACGGCGACGGCGGCGCTGGGCGCCAATGCCACCAGTACGATCAAATGGCTTTACGAGAAGCATTTCATCACCCGGGTCGTGGCCGACGACACCGGCATGCCGACCGAGATCAAGGCCAGGTTCGAAGAGCAATACGACATTCTCGGCAGCGGCGGGGCCTCCATCAAGACCGCCACCACGGTGACCAACCCGTCCGTCGTCACCGATACCGCCTATCTGACCGCGGCCAGCACCAGCGCGATCACCGTCCCCCGGACCATCACCAGGACCTACAACAGCGTGGTGGAGAACTGGGTGCTGGAGTCCCCCGCCCTCCCCATTTGGGCGACCATGACCTATGACGGCGTCAACGACCGGTACCGGATCGACCAGGGCCGGCAGTTCCTCCCCTGGACCTACCGATTCGTCTACACCAAACGGCTGAACGTCACCGTGGCGGTCAACGGCGTCGACGATGCCGACAAGGCGCTGTTCAGGAATCTGCCCGGCATCTCCCCCGCCCCGGCCACCACCGCCGTCACCTATCGCGCCGACGAAACGGCGGCCCTTGTCGCCCCCAATACGGTCTATGCCCAGGGGAACACGGTCCGCTACGTGCTCAGCGGCTGGACCGGGACCGGCAGTATCAGCGACGGCAACGCGGCGGCGGGCATGGCCACCACCGCCACCCCCACCATCGGCACCAACTCGACCATCACCTGGAACTATCGCAAACAGCTCCGGGTGGCGGTCACCACGGTCGGCGAAGATACGCCGCTCACGGTGGTCGACCTGCCCGGCGACACCACCGCCGGTTCCGCCACCGTCACCGCCATCGCCACTGCCGGTCTGAATCCGGGGATGGTCGCCAGCGGCTACGGCATCCCGGCAGGAACGGCCATCGTCGCCATCGACGCGGTCAACGGCACGATGACGCTCAGCGCCGCCGCCACCCAGAGCTATGCCGGGACCGCGGGACAGCGGCTGACCCTGTCGACCGTCCCGGCCACCGACTCCGCCGACCCGCGCGAATGCCCGAGCCCCGACAACGACATCGCCACCTGCGCAGCCAATGCCGCCGCGACCGTATCGAACGTTCACTATTACGACGCCTCGACCATTTCCCAGCAGACAAGCCTGACGCTTACCGCGCTGCAGTCCTTCACCGATCCGCTCTCCAGCTCGCCCCGGACCCTCACCCAAGTGATCTATAGCGGCGGCGGCAGCGGCAACGTGCAGACGATCAGCAACGGCCGGAAGACCCTCTCCACCTACAGCCTGGACAAACCGATGACCGTGGAGTGGCGCTACGACCAGACCAAGGCCTACATTATCGGCAAGCCGGTGTTCGCACCGGAGGGACAGAACATCGACACCAGCAGGAAGCCGGAGATCACCATCCTCTCGGCGGCCCTCGCCGGGGACACGGCCGACAGCGCTTTCGTCTGGGGCTGGGACAATTCCGTGCCGGCCAACCAGGGGATGCGCTATTTCCCGATCCACCCGGTGAACTCGTTTACCATCAAGTGGCCGCTTATCAACTCGACGGCCACCTACGACGAAACGTGCATGACCATCTGGCCGCAGAAGCAGAAACACATCGCCGAGGCACCGGCCAACCTGCAACCGCCCGATGCGGTCAACACCTTCAACGCCATTAGCTATACCACCAACGGCGCCGATGCCACCCTGGCCACGTTCAATGCCAGCAGCGCCGGGACGAGCGTGCTCCGATTCACCACCCCGGTGGCGCTCCCGGACCTGAAGCCGGGCACCGCCTTCATCGTCGTGGAAACCGAGGCCCTGGAACCGGCCAAGCTGGAGGAAATCCCCTGGGAGATCGGCCGAAAGATCACCGATCCCGGGCACCGGGACCCGGAAAACGAGACTGTCCCGTCCCGGAACAAGACCGGTTATCTCTTTTACGACGGCGGGGTATACGACGGCGCCGGCAGCGACAGGGCCTACGACCGTTCCAACCGCACCGGGGCGATCATCCCGGTCAACAGGAGCCTTCCCGGCGACGTCAAGCCGCTGGTGGTGGTCTGGTACGAACGGGGCCAGGGGGACATCGGCTGGCCGGTGACCCCGAAACGCTACAAGGCGGACTGGCCCGCAACTCCGCAGACCATCACCATCGGCAACGGCATTGCCGTATCGCCGACCGCCAAGCCACAGGCCAGGGTCTACAACCAGCCGGACAAGACCCTTGCCGGCTACAACCCCAACGAGGAACACGCCCTGATCACCGGCGACACCCTCTACGCCCTGCGGGACGACCTGAACGCCATCAAGGATGAATCGAAGCCCTACGTGTTGCTGAAATATTTCGACACGACCGCCCAGGAGTGGACCATGGAGGCCTACCGGGTGGTCCGTCCCGCCGCTGGCTTCACCTATACCGTCGACGCCGGCAGCCCGATCACCCCCCCCTTCCCCAGCTCCTTCCAGGTTCCGCCGCAGAGCGGCATCAAGAGCGGCGCCGGAGAAGAGTGGCACCTCCAGGACCACAACGGTGGACACTGGGCCAAGGCCGCCAACTGGAAGACCGGCGACAGCAAGACCGACGCCGACAAGTCCCGGTTCGTCATGCAGTGGTACTACTCCATGCGGGCCGATTTCTACTGGCCGTTCACCGGTACCCTGGCCAGGGTGGCCGGTGACCCGATCCCCTTTCTGAATAACAGCTCCCGCGGCTATTACGCCACCGGCGACCTGCCGGTCGACGTCAGTTACGTCACCAAATGGCCGGACGAAACGCCGACCCTGGCGATGGGGGATACTCTGACGACCGCCCGCGACGGTCTCCCCGATCTCTACAATTTCAAGAGTGCCGAGATGATCTTCGACGAAAACGTCTACAGCGGCAAAGGGCCCCTGGCTAAGCTCTATGCCCCGGAACGCTACCTCTATACCGGGCTGGCCGCCCTCCCCGCCACCATCCCCACCGAGATCGGCAGCGGCGGGGTAAAGACCTTCCCGACGCTCCCCTACGCGATCCAGGCGCGCCTTTTCTACGACCCGGCCGGCAAGAGACTCGGCTACAAAGGGGTATGGATCGCCAACGACGGCGAAACGCCCTGGCTGCTCCCCAACCTGATGACCGCCACGGAGCAGGCTGCCATCCGCGCCCTGAGCACGGACAGCGCCTGGACCGCGGCAGTGGACGCCCTTTATGGGCTGGGCAGAAACCCCAATGCCGTCGACGACGGGAGCTGGAACGCCGCCCGGATCAACCCCTACCGGCCCTCGGACACCACCGGTGGCTGGAAAAGCGCCTGGGGAATCCGGCTGGGATTGGCATTGCGCAACGGTTCGCTGGCTGCCGCCCGCTCCATCGTCGGGGAAAAGAACGCCCTCACCGCCGGCATGGCCCAGGGAACCGGCTATGTGGTGCTGGTGGAAAACAACGACGACGCCCTGCTCGATGCCCCGGTCCAGCTCCATGTCCTCCGGATAGTCAACGAGCCGGTCTACCGGGGGGTCATCAAGGCGCTCAAGGCGCAGAACGTTTTCGACGAAAAACTGACTCTCCACTACACGGGTGATTTCGGCGGCGAACCGGAGAAATTCAACTTCGAATGGTACTACCAGCCGGTCGCGGGGAGCATGCCTTCCTTGCCGTCGGCGGGTCCGGCCGACGATTCCTGGACGAAATTCATCGTCGCCGACAGCGACGGTTATGGTCTTTCCGACATCACCATTGCCGGCGCTTCGCCGCTGACGATGTCGGACAACTGGTTCGTGGCCCGCTACTACTACAAGGCCGCCTGGCCCGAGCTGGCCGAGGCGTCGGACCCGCTCAACGCCGTCACCCCCCACGACGACCGGAACAACTGGAGCGGCTGGAGCGGCGCGAACAGCACCGACAGCCCGATGCTGGCGCTGGGCTGGGTCAAACGGGTGGTCGACGGTCTCAACCCCCTGGAGGCCCGGGTAACCGATTTCCGCAACAGTGCCACCAACACGACGGTGAGCATGATCTCCCAGTACGGCACCCGCTACGAAGGGGACGTGGCCATGAACAGCGATGCCGACAACCTGAACGGCATGGGCCTGATCCCGGCCTACGAGACGGTGCTGAACCGGGCCCGGCAGTTCAGCATCGATGCCGTCCCGCCGCAAAACTACGGCCCGACCAACGATGCCCTGCTGAACATCTCCAGCCGGCTGGCCACCTTCTACCTGGCGCTGGGGAACGAGGCCTACGCCGACGCCGTCGACCCGACCATCGGCTTCAGCACCAAGAGCGCCGAATACGGCTCCATGGCGCCGTCGGTGTTCACCTTCCAGAATCAGCTCGACTCGCTGCTGGAAGAGGAACTGGCCCTATTGCGAGGGCGCGACGACTCCGCCGGCAGCACCCACAATGCCCCCTACTACAACCGGCTGATCTGGAACTTCACCCAAGGCGAGGGGGAAGTGGCCTATGCCCAGAATTACAACATCACCGACCAGGACGGCAACGGCATCATCAACGCCGCCGATGCCAAGATCATGTACCCCCAGGGGCACGGCGACGCCTGGGGACATTACCTGCAAGCGATCGGCTATTATTACAAACTGCTCGGCCACCCGAGCTTCAGCTGGGAACCGCGGGTCGAGTACGTGCTGGTGGCGGGGCAGCCGATCATGGTCGATTACCTGGACGAGCGGAAATTCGCCGCCATCGCCGCAGCCCGGGCCAAGACCGGTGCAGAGATCCTCGACCTGACTTATCGCAAATTCTACACCGACGACCCGGCCGGCCAGTGGCAGGGGTACACGGATACTTACCTCAACCGCGCCTGGGGGGTGGATGAATGGGCGCGCCGCGCCGGTCAGGCGGCCTACTTCGACTGGGTCACGGCCAACGCCATCCTGCCGGACAGTATCCCGGCCGCGGCCCACGACCGGAAGAAATACGTCACCGATAGCACTGGCGCCCTCCATGAGGAGACAATCGCCGGCGCCGACATCCAGCAGATCGACCGGAGCAAGGTGCCGGAGCTGACCTCCATCGCCTCCCAGTTTCACAAGATCCAGGCCAAGATGAACGAGGTGAACGACGGCATCAACCCGCTCGGCCTAGTCAAGGGGGTGGTACCGTTCGACATCGATCCAGCCCTGATCGACGCCGGCCAGACCCACTTCGAGCAGGTCTACGCCCGGGCCGAGAAGGCCCTGGAAAATGCGGTCGCGGCCTACGACTACGCCAACGGCTATACCCAGCGGCTCCGCCAGAACCAGGACACCCTGGAGGATTTCAAGAAGAACCTCGACGACCAGGAACGGGACTACAAAAACCGCCTGATCGAGATCTTCGGCTATCCCTACCCCGACGACATCGGCGCCGGCAAAACCTACCCGGACGGCTATGACGGGCCGGACATCTTCCACTACAACTACGTGGACCGGACCGAGCTGACCGGCGGCACCCCTTTGCCCGACATTACCTACACGACCTACGACGTCTCCTATACGCTGCCGGCCGATTTCTGGGCCCTGGGACTGACCAATTACACCATCGACGCCGGCACCAGCCACACGGTGAAGTACACCATCGATACCGCCCATCTCTGGTTGGAAAAGGACCCGTCGTGGAGCTCGGAACGGCGGGCGCCGGGGCGGGTCCAGCAGGCCCTCTCCGACCTGATCCAGGCCCAGGCCGCCTACGATAAGGCTTTCAAAGAGTACGAGAGCCAGCTCGGCGGCATCGAGGACGCCAAGACGAACCTGGAGCAGCGCTACAACATCCTCGCCAACCAGATCCTGGTCCGGGACCAGAACGAGGGGGCGCAGATCGGCCTGGACTCGACCATCAATGCGCTGCATGCGGCCGGGCTGGTATTCAAGCGGGGGAGCACCATCCTCCGTGACGTTGGCGATTCGATGTGCGAGGCGCTCCCCACGGAGGCGAGCATCTGGGGCGGCGACGTCACCGCCCCGGCCCGCAGCGCGATCAAGCTGCTTGCCTATATCGGCGCGGGCGCCCTCGATATCGGCGGCGACGCTACGGACATGGGCGAATTCAGCCTGTCGACGGTCAAGGAGCGGATGCAGGCCGGCATGGAGCTGAAGCTGGCCAAGTCCGACGCCAGCTGGGAGGTATCGCAGCTGGTGAAGGAGCTGCAGAACAGCATGGCCGACCTGGACCTCAAGCTGCTGGAACTCTACTCGCTCAGCGAGACCATCCGGCAGACGGCCGGCAACTACCAGGCAGCGTTGGCCGAGGGGCTGCGGCTCTGGGACGAACGGACCGAGAAACGGGCCCAGGCGGCGGCTGAGGTCCAGGAATACCGTTATCAGGATCTCGGTTTCAGGGTCTTCCGCAACGACGCCATCCAGAAATTCCGCGCCCAGTTCGACCTGGCCGCCAAATACGTCTACCTGGCGGCTACCGCCTACGATTACGAGACCAACCTCCTCGGCACCGCCTCGGGAGCGGGACGGAAATTCCTCTCCGAGGTCGCCCGGCAGCGGACCCTGGGCGTGGTCAGCAACGGGATCCCCCAAGCCGGCTTTCCCGGGCTGGCCGATGTCATGGCACGGCTCTCGCAGAACTTCGGCATTTACAGGACCCAGCTCGGTTTCAACAACCCGCAGACCGAAACCACCCCTTTCTCCCTGCGAACCGGGCTGTTCCGGGTCAAGGCCGATAGCACCGCCGACAACGACTGGCGGAACGTGCTCAAGGACCACCTGGTAACCGACCTCTGGCAGATACCGGAATTCCGGCGCTACTGCCGCCCCTTTGCACCGGAGAGCGCCGGCGCCCAGCCGGGGATCGTGATCAGGTTCCCGACCACCGTCACCTACGGCAAGAACTTCTTCGGCTGGCCGCTGAGCGGCGGCGACAGCGCCTACAGTACCAGCAATTTCTCCACCAGGGTCCGCTCGGTCGGGGTCTGGTTCGAAAACTACAACAGCCAGGTGCTTTCCAGCACCCCGCGGATCTACCTGGTCCCGACCGGTGCCGACGTACTCCGCTCGCCGACAGGGGACGGCTTCGCCACCCGCGACTGGCTGGTCCGCGACCAGAAGCTGCCGGTGCCGTTCACCCTCGGCAGCACCGACCTGACCAATCCGGAATTCATCCCGGTCAACGACTCGCTGAGCGACGAGCTGTACGACATCCGGAAACTGGCTGACTTCCGGGCCTACCCCTACAGCGGCGCGTTCAATCCGAGCCAGACCACCGCGGACAACCGGCTGATCGGCCGCTCGGTATGGAATACCCAGTGGATGCTCATCATTCCCGGCTCGACCCTATTGTTCAACAAGGACGTCGGGCTGAATACCTTCATCAACATGGTGAACGACATCAAGATGTTCTTCCAGACCTATGCCTATTCGGGAAACTGA
- a CDS encoding peptidylprolyl isomerase, with translation MTWNGRWIPIILCAGWLQLGQPPASTAAGPPPDDAVPLALVAGKPITAAMFRAELARSRVQPLPERERQLLDIMVRNEVLYTAAKAAGYDNVPEVVAAVKQLLVDAYLRDNLEPALAKIVATDQETEAYYQAHRAEFGTPAMLRGALIKIAVPAKASAEKKVELRARAERARGEALALAPGVPAFGPVALAYSEDQGSRYRGGDIGWFRAGDNDGGPDKAVLDALFALKTPGEVSPVITAADGYYLVRLSEVRAAASKPFEAVRDGVRYRVTREKKHRAEREFIARLQGRIPVTVNEDALRAMTPAAPGSAAEPPALPAR, from the coding sequence ATGACCTGGAACGGCAGATGGATTCCGATCATTCTCTGCGCCGGCTGGCTGCAGCTCGGTCAGCCGCCGGCATCGACCGCTGCCGGACCGCCGCCGGACGATGCCGTCCCGCTGGCGCTCGTCGCCGGCAAGCCGATCACCGCGGCCATGTTCAGGGCCGAACTGGCACGCAGCCGGGTACAGCCGCTGCCGGAGCGGGAACGGCAACTCCTCGACATCATGGTGCGGAACGAGGTGCTCTACACCGCGGCGAAAGCGGCGGGCTATGACAACGTCCCAGAGGTGGTCGCTGCCGTCAAACAGCTGCTGGTGGACGCATACCTCCGCGACAACCTGGAGCCTGCACTGGCGAAAATTGTGGCGACCGACCAGGAGACGGAGGCCTATTACCAGGCCCATCGTGCCGAATTCGGCACCCCGGCAATGCTCCGGGGGGCTCTGATCAAGATCGCCGTCCCAGCCAAGGCTTCCGCCGAGAAGAAGGTCGAGCTGCGCGCCCGGGCAGAACGCGCCCGGGGCGAGGCGCTAGCCCTCGCCCCCGGTGTTCCGGCCTTCGGCCCCGTGGCACTCGCCTATTCGGAAGACCAGGGAAGCCGCTACCGGGGCGGCGACATCGGCTGGTTTCGGGCGGGGGACAACGACGGCGGGCCGGACAAAGCGGTGCTCGACGCCCTGTTCGCGCTCAAAACGCCCGGCGAAGTGTCGCCGGTGATCACGGCGGCGGACGGCTACTACCTCGTCAGGCTGAGCGAAGTCAGAGCGGCGGCAAGCAAACCGTTCGAAGCGGTGCGGGATGGCGTCCGCTACCGGGTCACCCGGGAAAAGAAGCACCGGGCCGAACGGGAGTTCATCGCGCGGCTGCAAGGCAGGATACCGGTCACCGTCAACGAGGATGCACTCCGGGCAATGACACCGGCCGCGCCGGGTTCGGCGGCGGAACCGCCGGCGTTGCCGGCGCGCTGA